A single Drechmeria coniospora strain ARSEF 6962 chromosome 03, whole genome shotgun sequence DNA region contains:
- a CDS encoding putative domain KxDL codes for MSGPYSAVSYYTMPMAVPSKPNQYPAYSQYSISPPECEDSVSSGSGAPPSYTCSGYSVTSASCVGHSGTDYDSTRSASGLDFQEYMQDRIANSFDPIPLDRSIAVQAQTSGKLNAKHRELVELQKQAQARLAKTRERFQEGMRDAREVRGDLEWTQKKVSALQSKAARKYPKEYAKARARYPSPEY; via the exons ATGTCTGGCCCGTACTCGGCCGTGTCCTACTACACCATGCCCATGGCTGTACCCTCCAAACCGAATCAGTACCCTGCCTACAGCCAATACTCCATCTCCCCCCCCGAATGCGAGGACTCGGTGAGCTCGGGATCCGGGGCGCCGCCCTCCTACACGTGCAGCGGATACTCGGTCACGTCGGCCAGCTGCGTCGGCCACTCCGGAACCGACTATGACAGCACTCGTTCGGCGAGCGGCCTTGATTTTCaagagtacatgcaggacCGAATCGCCAACTCGTTCGACCCGATTCCGTTGGATCGTAGCATCGCAGTCCAAGCACAAAC TTCAGGCAAGCTCAACGCCAAGCATCGCGAGCTTGTCGAGTTGCAGAAACAGGCCCAGGCTCGTCTCGCAAAAACCCGTGAGCGCTTCCAGGAGGGAATGCGCGATGCTCGAGAGGTGCGCGGAGATTTGGAATGGACGCAGAAGAAAGTTTC AGCGCTCCAATCGAAAGCCGCTCGCAAGTACCCGAAGGAGTACGCCAAAGCTCGTGCGCGATACCCATCGCCCGAGTATTGA
- a CDS encoding homocitrate synthase: MPLHLLGKKSWHVYNADNVARVRRDEAAAKAAEEAEEQRMQEIDGQRRLAILRGEAPPPLDDEPEKESPKIPSSTGRARGDGKGGTRRARKRHGEDDTDFELRLARERNEVGHVAREAANKSLGSVSIVDDAGHIDLLGDERRRAQGGKNQEAEEESRKKQREYEDQYRMRLSSAGGKDGVNQKPWYSHTDLAAVEAPSKNAFGNEDPRRKERDAMRLATNDPLLMMKQGSTRVRELKRERRDAELERQKELKQLRRENRRRDEERRRQGRSRRHRSRSPSPVTRRLHRQRSRSRSPVRRSHRESERSHERRDDEEQRHGDRSRRRDEDSRRRRRSSPGDGERRAHGHDG, from the exons ATGCCTCT GCACCTGCTCGGCAAGAAATCATGGCACGTATACAACGCCGATAATGTGGCACGCGTTcgccgcgacgaggccgcggccAAGGCAGCCGAAGAGGCGGAAGAACAGCGGATGCAAGAGATTGATGGGCAGCGACGGCTAGCCATCCTACGGGGAGAGGCACCACCCCCACTTGACGACGAGCCAGAGAAGGAGTCTCCCAAGATCCCATCCTCGACGGGAAGGGCTCGTGGCGATGGCAAGGGCGGCACCCGACGGGCAAGGAAGCGacacggcgaggacgatacCGACTTTGAGCTGCGGCtggcgagggagaggaaCGAAGTGGGTCACGTCGCACGCGAGGCAGCAAACAAATCGTTGGGTTCGGTATCCATCGTCGATGACGCAGGTCACATTGATCTgctgggcgacgagcgacgcAGAGCCCAGGGCGGGAAAAACcaagaggccgaggaggagtcCCGAAAGAAGCAGCGGGAGTACGAGGACCAGTACCGAATGCGGCTCTCCAGCGCAGGCGGCAAGGATGGCGTCAACCAGAAACCATGGTACTCGCACACCGACCTAGCTGCGGTGGAGGCTCCGTCGAAGAACGCCTTCGGGAACGAGGATCCACGTCGCAAGGAGCGCGACGCGATGCGGTTGGCGACGAACGATCCTCTGCTCATGATGAAGCAAGGTTCCACCCGTGTGCGGGAGCTGAAGCGGGAGCGCCGGGATGCGGAGCTGGAGCGTCAAAAGGAGCTCAAGCAGCTGCGCAGGGAGAATCGGCGTCGAGATGAGGAGAGACGACGTCAAGGCAGAAGCCGCAGGCATCGTTCTCGTTCGCCCTCTCCTGTGACAAGACGATTACATCGGCAAAGGTCTCGTTCGCGCTCACCTGTGAGGCGATCGCATCGAGAGAGCGAGAGGTCGCACGAGCGTCGCGATGATGAGGAACAAAGGCACGGCGACAGAAGCAGACGAAGAGATGAGGAttcgcgccggcgccggcgcagcTCTCCAGGTGACGGGGAGCGCCGGGCACATGGGCATGACGGATGA
- a CDS encoding vesicle fusion factor NSFI produces MSRAPYGGGGGRMPPGNYPPGNYPPSNYPPGNYPPGNYPPGNAPPGSIPRVPVGSQQGHGGQNYDSPPAYMDPRMPRGNEKEKSRGREVSLRVEKLTDKSLQSRLIYGNLCAVAPEDFPPSRDGSELYLLLRGGQPVGEYAVTAMPVPGFPRGCISMSDPQRTWCGITMRDQFTGETYDPFSQGGKAYLGSLDLEIGFASPNKKTEVPYDEDELSKMFVDTYQNQILAPGQRILMDVRNVPLLIIVKTVGLVDLAMAADDSNKQVYREAHARGVLTNQTRVLFHRDGKGDFNLKPSMSKPNSNAILAPDFKFEDMGIGGLGNEFSTIFRRAFASRVFPPGLVAKMGIPHVKGMLLYGPPGTGKTLIARQIGKMLNARPPKVINGPEVLNKYVGQSEENIRKLFADAEKEYKEKGDESSLHIIIFDELDAVCKQRGSGAGGGTGVGDSVVNQLLSKLDGVDQLNNILLIGMTNRKDMIDDALMRPGRLEVHLEISLPDEAGRLEIFNIHTAKMRTNKLLDVDVDVEELAGLTKNYSGAEINGVVKAAASFAFSRHTEVGQLAAVKQDVASMKVNRNDFMNALDEVRPAYGVSEAELKDAVRLGIMPYGGHVDATIKEMMRVVRMIKEDPNKFNTSVLFHGPKAAGKTALAAHIAMQSGFPFVKLVTPADLVGFRDDFAKKDYVHRAFADAYKSPASILILDDFERLIGWNSLGPRFSATMLEALTTLIVSKPPKGHRLLIFVTTSKVSMFKMLEIDMDFAKKVAVPAVSNLRELGMVIQESISIDQGIIHDIINMIQQRTGTETVGVGVKTVMDCIFEAKAGESEQEFSDTFVDLLLDNMQEMQG; encoded by the exons ATGTCGAGAGCTCCTTacggtggcggcggaggcCGGATGCCGCCTGGCAATTATCCGCCTGGCAATTATCCGCCTAGCAACTATCCGCCTGGCAATTATCCGCCTGGCAATTATCCGCCTGGCAATGCTCCGCCTGGAAGCATTCCCCGAGTCCCCGTCGGGAGCCAGCAGGGACATGGGGGCCAAAACTACGACTCTCCACCAGCATACATGGACCCCCGCATGCCTCGGGGCAACGAGAAGGAAAAGAGTAGAGGCAGAGAGGTGTCCCTGAGAGTCGAGAAGCTGACGGACAAGTCGCTCCAGTCGAGGCTGATTTACGGCAACTT ATGCGCCGTCGCTCCCGAAGACTTCCCCCCTAGCCGAGACGGATCCGAGCTctacctcctcctccgcggTGGCCAGCCCGTCGGGGAATATGCCGTCACGGccatgccggtgccgggcTTCCCCCGGGGATGCATCAGCATGTCGGACCCTCAGCGAACCTGGTGCGGCATCACCATGCGAGACCAGTTCACCGGAGAGACCTACGACCCCTTCTCGCAAGGGGGCAAGGCCTATCTCGGATCCCTAGACCTGGAGATCGGATTCGCCTCGCCGAACAAGAAGACGGAGGTGCCgtacgacgaggatgagctcTCCAAGATGTTCGTCGACACGTACCAGAATCAAATCCTCGCGCCGGGCCAGAGGATACTGATGGACGTCCGGAACGTGCCGCTCCTCATCATCGTCAAGACGGTGGGCTTGGTCgacctcgccatggccgccgacgactccaacaagcaggtgtacaggGAGGCGCACGCGCGAGGCGTCCTGACGAACCAGACGCGCGTGCTCTTCCACCGGGACGGCAAGGGCGACTTCAACCTGAAGCCTTCCATGTCGAAGCCCAACTCGAACGCCATCCTGGCGCCCGACTTCAAGTTCGAGGACATGGGCATCGGCGGACTCGGCAACGAGTtttccaccatcttccgACGAGCCTTTGCCTCCCGCGTCTTCCCacccggcctcgtcgccaagATGGGCATACCCCACGTCAAGGGGATGTTGCTCTACGGACCTCCGGGGACGGGAAAGACGCTGATCGCGAGGCAGATTGGCAAGATGCTCAACGCCCGACCGCCCAAGGTCATCAACGGTCCCGAGGTGCTCAACAAGTACGTCGGCCAGTCGGAGGAGAACATCCGAAAGCTctttgccgacgccgagaaggAGTACAAGGAAAAGGGGGACGAGAGCAGCCTTCACATCATCATcttcgacgagctcgacgccgtctgCAAGCAGCGCGGGtccggagccggcggcggcaccggcgtcggcgacagcGTCGTGAACCAGCTGCTCTccaagctcgacggcgtcgatcAGCTGAACAACATCCTGCTCATCGGCATGACGAACCGCAAGGACATGATTGACGATGCGCTAATGCGAcccggccgcctcgaggtgCATCTCGAAATCTCCCTACCGGACGAGGCGGGACGATTGGAGATTTTCAACATCCACACGGCCAAGATGCGCACCAAcaagctcctcgacgtcgacgtcgacgtcgaggagctggccGGCTTGACCAAGAACTACTCGGGTGCCGAGatcaacggcgtcgtcaaggcggccgcctcgtttGCCTTTTCTCGCCATACCGAGGTTGGGCAGCTCGCGGCGGTCAAGCAGGATGTCGCCAGCATGAAGGTCAACCGCAACGATTTCATGAATGCCCTGGACGAGGTTCGACCTGCCTACGGCGtctccgaggccgagctgaaGGATGCCGTTCGGCTGGGCATCATGCCTtacggcggccacgtcgacgcgACCATCAAGGAGATGATGCGCGTCGTTCGCATGATCAAGGAGGACCCGAACAAGTTCAACACCTCCGTTCTCTTCCACGGACCGAAAGCGGCGGGAAAGACGGCCCTGGCCGCTCACATTGCCATGCAGTCAGGCTTCCCATTCGTCAAGCTCGTGACGCCGGCCGACCTGGTCGGTTTCCGGGATGACTTTGCGAAAAAGGACTACGTGCACAGGGCGTTTGCGGACGCGTACAAGTCGCCGGCCagcatcctcatcctcgacgactttGAGCGCTTGATTGGCTGGAATTCTCTGGGGCCGCGGTTCTCGGCAACGATGCTCGAGGCGCTGACGACGCTCATCGTTTCGAAGCCGCCCAAG GGTCACCGGCTGTTGATTTTTGTCACGACGTCCAAGGTCTCGATGTTCAAAATGCTCGAAATCGACATGGACTTTGCGAAGAAGGTGGCGGTGCCTGCCGTGTCGAACCTCAGGGAGCTCGGCATGGTAATCCAGGAGTCGATTTCCATCGACCAGGGAATAATTCATGACATAATCAACATGATTCAACAGCGCACGGGAACCGAGACGGTCGGGGTGGGCGTCAAGACTGTGATGGATTGTATTTTTGAAGCCAAGGCTGGGGAGTCGGAACAGGAGTTTTCCGACACGTTTGTGGATCTGTTGCTGGACAATATGCAGGAGATGCAGGGTTGA